TCCACACTAAAGGAGAGACTAATGAATGCTCTTCATGTTGAGGCAGTGGTTACAGAAGAAGGAACAGGTGAGCTGTTGGGTTCGGTCAGACTTTCGttatttgaatttcttaactttttcatttttaatgttttattttaatataaatatttatttagccgTATTTTACTATTACAGAGATCACCATGACAAAATCTGAATCTGTACCTCTCACTTATGAAATTGGCAAAGTCACAGTTATTGACCTGCCCAAAACATATGAACATGGATCAGTCATCGAGGGAAAAGTAAGCCTGAAATCTATTTGTCTCAGTTTAATACCATTAATACACTCAGAATTATTTCAGAATTAACTCCTTAACAATCTTATTTTCAACAGATCAAACTTTCCGATTTTAAAGATGCTCCAATTCCAAACAAAGAGGTTTATCTTTTAGAGGGTGAAAACTGGTCCTCAAAACTGCTCCTAAATCTCACTACAGACAGTGATGGACTGGCCAGCTTCTCTCTTAACACATCTAGTCTTTCTAAAAAAGACATTTCTCTGATTGTAAGAGTTTGTATTCACCTAGTTTTAGTTAATGTTCCCCAAAGGGTTCAGTAGCAACAGTCAACTCATTTCTGATTCTTCCCAGGCAAACGTTTTTCCAGATACCCGTTTTCGTGAGTACAAAACACCTCACTTCTCTAGAGATAAAAAAACAGTTAAGCTCTTCCAGATCGCTGATTCATACTCCTCAACATTAAGTGAACTGATTATAGAGAATATTGAGCAGCCAATAAAGTGTGGCACTGAGATTACAGCCACTGTCAAGTATTATTTTGTTGGAGAGACTGTTAAAGACTTCAATACTGACATTGTCTATATGGTGAGTACATGTGCTAATTCTTAAAGCGatggcttatttatttatttatttattttgtttgcagcACTAATTGACTGCACTGGTCAGTTTATAACAGTGTCGTCTGTTTGTTTCAGGTTTTGTCCAGAGGAGTGATCATTCATCATGGATATGAGAAGGTTGAAGTGAAGTCTTCTTTTTATGGAGTAGCAAGTGGCACAATGTCCTTCAAACTGTCTGTTGGTGCAGATGTGGCTCCTGTAATGCAGATTCTGGCGTACTGTGTTCTGCCCAGTGAAAATATTGTTGCTGCTAGCAAAAGACtagacactgaaaaatgttttggtaataaGGTATGTATTGCAGCAGGTTAAAATAATCTACTTCATACTGTATTTCTACTGAGTCCTAAAATAAATCCTATTTCACTATCGTCACAGGTTTCTCTGCAGTTTTCTCCTGCTAAAGCAGTTCCTGGTGAGAAAAACACTCTCCAGCTTTCAGCTCAGCCTGGTTCACTGTGTGGCCTCAGTGCTGTAGATCAGAGCATCTTGATCCTGGAGTCAGGAAAACGTCTGGATGCTGACAAGGTGTAGATACTTTACAATGCAGTACTTAAAAAAAGTTTGTCTTCATCATGTGAATCTGCAGTATACTTACATACAGTACTTACATATACTTACATATATGAATTTTATGACAAGTGACATATTTGAATACGTCTGCTATAAActatttgtgtgtgaatgtggtcTCATTGCAGATCTTCAACCTGCTGCCATTTCAGTATGTGTATTATCCTTATAGTGCTGAAGATGAGCAGCCGTGTCTACATGTGAGACCCCGTCGAAATGTGCTGGCAGACATGGTCTATGGAACCTTAAAGGTAACAGGTTGATTACACATGTGACAGTACAGATTAGAATGCTAGATTAAGATTGGGAGAGTAGATACCAAGCAAACTGCAATTGCACAAAAGCCCTTATTTCAGACATTATTCTGTATTTCCATTCAATTTTACTTGTGTTTTGACAGAGTTTGGGGCTGAAAATGGCTTCAAATTTGGCTGTGCGAGTCCCTGATTGTCTGTCATTCAGAGGCTTGACTTATCACAGATTCAGAGATATAGGTACTGTACCTGTACTGTTATTCCTACTTATGATGTAGTGTTTAAATATACTATTGTTAACTATTGTCGAATTTGTCCTCTTTGTATGGTTTTATGGTTACAGTGATGTTTTACTTCTgtttacatacataaacacatgcacacacataaaaagTAACAGGCAAAGGTTGAAACAGGCAGCAAACAATCGtatatctaaaaattcctaaacaaagaaaaaaaaaaacagatgggaACTTGGAACAAGAAACATGCTCAAAAATGTCCAATTGTTGTGagggcacacacacatatacaaacaatcGTGTGCCCTGATATTGCTGTTTGTACTGTTATACTGTTATTTGCACCTGTTATTTCTTTTCTTCATATGccagtacttaaaaaaaaacttatacagttattttaactaggttaatttttattgttatactTTTTTCATACACTACAAACTAACACTCTTTTTAGTGATGTATGACACCTCTGGTCGAGTGGGTATGGGGTCTTCAATAGAAAGTTCTACTATTGATAATCCGGCAGTGACAATTCGGACGGTCTTTCCAGAAACATGGATCTGGGACCTTGCTGAAGTGGGGTATGTGAAGGATAATCAGTGCATTTGGCATCAACTCATGTCTCTCATGCATCTCTTCAGGTGCCCAGGACAAAAATACCTGGGTGCTTTGCAAATTTTGAATGCAATTGTgtgttgtttaatgttttattcaaaACAGGAATAATTGGTCTCTTTTTGAatttctacgtgtgtctgtataaacagactttgggagtgctttagaggaccaatcacttctgaagataagaaaatgggccaatgaaatgccaattgaattggcggagcttagctccacagctgaaactgatgagccaattagggctatatcagtcggctgctggagccagctcatcagaattgttgcttcagacccgatctgagactgaagaacccttctgctgagctgacttccaacaatGAAAAAAGCATTATCCTCACCAGTGCAGGGGAAGACGTTTAGCGGCAGTCGAGCTGGGTTTTctgtccccttggcgtttcgctggtgacatGAAAGACCAGTTTTCTGAAAGAGCAGAATTTCCTAAGaaagcacacggtcgtgcagcgcgtctttttaaagatgtcgtttcgaccgtgcgtttctggatgcggtggttttgggggtccaacatgttgatgcggtgcttgcatggcttgactgttgcgcaactgaggtcgcggtgagctcttttattagggcaagtcacccctgctgctccccgccaagcgattagcactcgggcaggcctgaggcttacagtgggggctaatccgtcgccttcgggcccgcggaccccttgCTCCTCGTcggtgcgctctgtttctgcttcaaGTGCGATCGCTGGTCCATCCTCCGAGTTGGCCGTGctttcattagatgacaccggggacgtgatgtccatcgctgcatcggagggcgggttgacatgcttcaatgaagatccggaccccctgtcACCCTCCAGGgttgtcagtgaggtttcggatctggagtcggacatgttagccgtgttatcccgAGTTGCTTCGgctgtgggactggagatggcttgtcccccagaaccacggccggaccgcttagatgggtgttacgtgggggtgaaaaAGAAGGCAAAGCCTTCTAGACCCCCTGTCCCCTTCTTCCCGAAGGTACTCAGAGAGCTCACGTAGGCATGAAGGGCCTCTGAGGAGTgtcaggctaatgctttcctgtgtaaacgagctccacaggaagatagtggtcccactgaaatgttttcagaggctcctggggcatatggcatacGCAGCCACGGtcacgccgctcggtttgcttcatatgagaccacttcagcgttagcttcgcgatcgagtccccagatgGCACCCatgcccagatctctggaacctccacgtgtggtccatagatggAGCGCGGAAGActtaggtgacttaccgcccgcagTACTTAACACCCTCACTCAagctagagcaccctctatgaGGCATCCCTACGCCCtaaagtggagtctattctctgagtggtgcgcttctcgcctagaagacccccgaacttgccagattagcattgtgttatccttccttcagaataagctggagcgtaggctgtcaccctccacactgaaggtttacgtggctgtgatctccgctcatcatgacgtggtggatggcaacacgctcgggaagcatgatctaatcatctgattcctcagaggcgcgcaaCGATTAAATCCAttccgcccccctctcatgccctctagGGATCTCTCTATAGTCCTGGAGGGTCTACAGAGAGATCCGTTCGAGCCACTCGATTCGGTATCCCTTAGAATTCTGTCATttaagacagctctgctgatcgcattggcgtcattcaagagagttggggatctggaggcattttcggtcagtgaatTGTGCCTTGAAtgcgggccgggttactctcacattgtcctgagaccccgacctggctatgtgcccaaggttcctaccaccccatttagagatcaggtggtgaacctgcaagcgctgcctgcggaggaggcagacccagcccactcgctgctttgtcccgttcgtgCTTTGcacctttacgtggaacgaacgcaaaatgtaagatcatgtgaatagctctttatctgttatggtggtcggcagaagggaagtgccctgtcaaaacagaggttggcccactggttagttgatgctaTTGCCCtcgctgggagctgagcgatcggctcttcagcaggcaaattctgatgagctggctccagcagccgactgatatagccctaattggctcattagtctcagctgtggagctaagctccgccaattcaattggcatttcaattgcccgttttcttatcttcagaagtgattggtcgtctaaagcactcccaaagtctgtttatacagacacatatCTCCATTCCCTATTCGTgaaacgtgggttacgtacgtaaccaggacgttttgCCTCTCACAAATTTGACTAATTCAAGCCTCACAGATGAATGCTTACAAACAAGTTGGCCATTGGATTTAGATCATTAtgaaaaattactgtaattttcaaaatggccaaacagacacaaacaaatTCAGAGAAGTCTGGCTGGGTTAATAGATTAACCTTTATTGTGTTCTCATCTCCCTTTGAGATCCTGTTTGGAAGGAACAATTAAACTTATACTAAACTGACCATAATTATTCAGTGAAGAGCAGAGCATGATTCTCTTGGTTTTTAGTGATTctcttaattgtgtttttaacattaaaagacAATGTCACTTTGTTCCAATGAATGCACAGATGTACACTACCAAGAGTTCAATTACTTTTGTTCAGATAACTTTAAAAGAACGTCTTTTGCAAATGTTTAACCAAGTGTTGCTTAATAGTTGAGAACGAATCAGTCAGgcgtattattatttttgcaccaCAGAGACTCTGGATCAGCTGAGGTTCCTGTCACAGTTCCTGACACCATCACCTCTTGGGAGACGGAGGCCTTCTGTCTGTCCTCCACAGGTCTGGGATTGGCTCCTCCTGCTCAGCTGACAGTTTTCCAGCCCTTCTTCCTGGAGCTCTCTCTGCCTTACTCCATCATCCGTGGGGAGATCTTTGAGCTCAAGGCCACTGTCTTCAACTATCTGTCCAAGTGCAtcatggtgagatttcagactcaGCCTGATCCAATCAGATCAAATATTCCACTAATCAAATGTGCTTGATTGACAGGTTAAAGTGAGTCCAGCTCCTTCCTCAGACTACACTCTCAAAGCCTCCTCTGATGATCAGTATTCATCCTGTCTCTGTGCTAATGGAAGAAAAATCTTTAAATGGATCCTCACTCCTTCTGTTCTTGGTGAATTGTCCAGTCTGAATCATTGTTTCTCAGTGTTTCCGTCTGCTGTATCTTCACGTACATGTCTTGTTTTGCAGGAGTGGTGAATATTACAGTCAGTGCAGAGGCAGAGGCGTCCCAGACTATGTGTGATAATGAGATTGTGAGTGTGCCAGAGAGAGGACGCATTGACATCGTCACACGAAGTCTGCTTGTACAGGTCAGTTCACATCAAACAGCTCACAGACATCATTTACCATTGATCGTAATGttgtttgtgttattattttttatgctgCAGGCTGAAGGAACTGAAAAGACAGAGACCAACAGCTGGTTACTGTGTCCAAAGGGTGGGTTCTACAAGTCTATAAACAATACCTTATATTAACAATGAGAAAACAGtttgtttgaattttttgttAATGTGAACACAGCTTTTGACACTGTCTAAGCTGTCATGAAAATTAAAATTGAGTTTAGGTACATGTACATCCTCCTTCCAATTATCATTCTTGAGATATGTCTGCAACTTGATAGGACTCCATTATTTTCTCTGTATGTAAAGTGCTTGAATCAAAACAATTTCTAGCTGTGATTGAGTTTTTGTTATTAATGGTATCTGACAGAGTattcaaatattaatttcaaagtaATACTCTCCTGATGGGTGATATGTGTCTGTTTCTCTGATTCACAGGTGACAGTCTCTCAGAAGAAGTAGATCTGACTCTTCCTAAAGATGTGATAGAGGGATCAGCAAAATCCTCAGTTTCAGTCATTGGTAACATTTACATACAGAAACAGAAACGAGGAGCTTGTGTTTGGATTTCTAAAATGTGTTTGGTTTGCAGGAGACATATTGGGTCGAGCGCTGCAGAATCTTCATGGATTATTACGGATGCCGTACGGCTGTGGAGAACAAAACATGGCTGTTCTTTCTCCTAATATTTACATTCTGCAGTATCTGGAGAACACAAAGCAGCTCACATCAGCCATCCGAGAGAAAGCCAGCAGCTTCCTTAAGAGTGGTGAGACACATCAGTCATGATAAGAAGCtactgatttttttattaatgtcagAAAAAACTGTTATAGCATTAACCCTTATGACACTAAACAGGATACCAGAGACAACTGAACTACATGGATTCTGATGGGGCATACAGCACATTTGGTTATGGTGATGGGAATACATGGTATATATAGTTTCACTCTTTTGTTAAAGCAAAATTAACATCAAGgaaatattctaaataattaaaacttcCACACTACCAGGTTGACTGCCTTTGTCCTGAGGTCTTTTGGCAAAGCTCAGAAATACACATTTATTGATCCACAAATTATTCAGAGTGCAAAGGATTGGTTAATACGCAGACGGGATTCAGATGGCTGTTTTATCCAACAGGGAAGACTGTTTAACAACAGAATGaaggtctatctatctatctatctatctatctatctatctatctatctatctatctatctatctatctatctatctatctatctatctatctatctatctatctatctatctatctgtctatctgtctatctgtctgtctgtctgtctgtctatctgtctatttatctatctatcgcCATAACAAACATCTAGAAACAAATCTAGTAACTAGGAAACTTCGATTTTACTTTTAAACTTTTctctttcaaacatttatgatttattaagtcaacaaaatgtgtgtctaaattaacataaatgtattgattgtgttgcCTTATGCCAAATTCTTCTCTATCATAGGGTGGAGTGAATGATAAAGTTACAATGACGGCCTACATTACTGCATCACTGCTTGAACTGGAAACTCCAGTCACAGTAAGTTCATCTTCAGGAAACACAGTATAAACTCATAGTAAAATGACACTCGCagcatctgtttgtctgtttctgtctCAGGATCCTGTCATCACTAAAGGTTTGTCATGCTTGAGCTCCGTCATTGAGGACGTCAAAAACACTTACACCACTGCTCTGCTGGCCTACACTTTCAGTCTGGCTAGAGACACCAACACTCGACAGCAGCTTTTCAACAAACTGGAGGATCTTGCTATTTCAGAGGGTAAGAGATTGCTTTCTGATGACTTTCTGCACTGCACTGTTGCTTTTGTCCTGCTGGTTGAGTTTGTCTTTTGTGTCCTAAAGGTCCTCTTGTCCACTGGTCTCAGTCTGCATCTGCTGATGACTCTGATTCTCTGGATGTGGAGATCAGTTCATATGTGCTGCTAGCTGTTCTCACTGCAGATTCACTCACTACAGCTGATCTGGGCTTTGCTAACAGGATTGTCAGCTGGCTTGTGAAGCAGCAGAATGCCTATGGAGGATTCTCCTCCACACAGGTTCCTCAAATCAAACACATTATTGCTGAATGGCTAAAATTGTCAGATGACTGAACTCATTTCTTTCCCAGGACACAGTGGTGGCTCTTCAGGCTCTGTCTTTGTACGCCACCAAAGTGTTCAGCTCTGACGGCTCCAGCACAGTGACTGTACAGTCAGCAGGAGACTCTCACAGCTTTGATGTCAATCAAGACAACAAGTTACTGTACCAGGAGAAGCAGCTGGCCAATGTGCCAGGAAAATACAGCATTGAAGTCAAGGGCTCAGCCTGTGTGTCTGTGCAGGTCTGCAGTTTCagcttcatttactcattttctcTCTTGGCATTTTGGGGTTATTCTGCTTAGAGAGTTTTTAAAaatgggtttgtttgttttgactctCTCAGATGGCTCAGTTCTACAACATTCCCACTCATACTGAAGCTAAAACATTGAGTATTGAAGCCAAGATTGAGGGAGACTGCAAGAAAAGCTTTGGACAAAATCTATTGTTAAATTTCACTGTGACGTAGGAAGAGAAACTTTACTCTATAAGACCTGCTTATGGTTGTGGCTTTAGTTCATTCAACATCAAGTCTGATGCttcttgtttttgtgttttccaGATATGATGGTCCACAGGCCAAAACTAACATGGTGATTGTGGACATTAAACTCTTATCAGGATTCACAGCTGATACGTCCATGGTGTGTTTGACTGTTAAGGGATTAATTCGATGTATTGATTTACTGTGCATCTAAGACAGAATCTATGGCTGGGCATGTGGTGttataaatgcttttattaatcTTTAATTGCTTTTTCTACAAAACACAGCTTAAAACTCAAGCGGCAGTCAGATACCTCACCTGTGGAGCGGATTGATTCCAAAGATAATCATGTCCTTGTGTATCTGAAAGAGGTGAAAGATCaccaatgtttatatttttaagtcaCATTGATTGACTTTAAATTCTTCAATAGTTTAACCTATGACCTTTTTTATCTTCTTGAAGGTTTCAAAAACAGACCCAGTGAATCTCCAGATTGGACTGAATCAGATTATTCAAGTGAAGAATCTTAAGCCAGCTGTTATTAAAGTGTATGATTACTACCAGACAAGTAAGATTTTATGAgtcatttgtgtttttattacattatttagaaGTATCGgctaatattaaactaatttctcTGTATCAACATTTGCCTTAGGTGATCAGTCAGAGATGGAGTACTCGTCCCACTGTAAATGAAGATTCAGGCTTTATTTCTGCAACTTGGATGAAGATGCTGAAAACTGACTAAATGTTTATTGCTACGTTGGTTGCCTCTCAATCAGCACCCTAGCTCCTTGCTTGGTTCACTATACATTGGAACACACAGAGTGTGACATGAAATTGTACTCATACACCATCAAAACTGGAATTGAGATACAACAGCATAACTAATActttttagatattatttttcTAAGATTTTAAAAGTACAATTTAGCTAAATAATTTGACTGTTTTATATACCAGCAACATTTCAATcattaaacatttatacatttgtGCTTGATTGTTCCTATCCTGTCCAGCTATGTTCATTCATGTAAAAATATGTTGCATTGTGGAACTTTTCAGAGTGTGAACACTTCAATTTGCTTTAAACATTTTGTGATTAGGACAGCACTTAAAATGGCTGACACCCTGATCAGTGCACTGACTACAAAACAAGGTGCTGAGTGAGATGAGCCTTACATTTTTAGAAGTAGTTTTTCTTTATCCTGAGCAAAGTAATTTCCAACTAAGTATCTAAATGTACAACATATGCAAATGCATGTAAACAtatcgctttaaatgcaaattattaaAAGTGTTTACAAAAACAACTTAGAGTACGACTTTTTGTACTTCATTTAAGCATGTAACTGCAAGACTTAATTTAGAAAAGCATAAAGGGCTCACTTTTAAAATCCTAATCAATTATGAAATCTGGTCTCTCAAATGCTCATACTTCCCACTATGTCATTATCATGACACGGAGCAACTCGTGATCTATTGGGGAAGAAGAATAGTGGGAGGAACAAAAAAACTGCTCGTTTGTGTAGTGGTTGTGaagctattcattcattttcttttcggcttagttattttattaatctggggtcgccacagcggaatgaaccaccaacttatccagcttaagttttacgcagcggatgcccttccagctgcaacccatcactgggaaacatgcagTGGGAAAC
This genomic interval from Danio aesculapii chromosome 15, fDanAes4.1, whole genome shotgun sequence contains the following:
- the LOC130241996 gene encoding alpha-2-macroglobulin-like; its protein translation is MAWTLVIMALNVGCCWKGLLLIFFLLVCVNGQTARPSFMVMFPVVIESGSEAKLCASLLNPNESLVMNIYLNHGSQSTLLLQEKAEQEFHRCFNFKAPLAEAESVQKIKVELQGESFKMTEERKVMFKSYDPLTFIQTDKPIYIPGQTVNFRVVTLDKNFAPLDQQYSSVVLEDSRDNRIAQWTNVSSTRWILQRSYELNPECREGSYQLKAFIGERMISHYFKVKKYVLPKFEVTVKRPNKVSVDEEELLIKVCAKYTYGQPVPGKSWVKVCRNYLPYIDTIDFNPLCSEETTEITKTGCAIHNFSLSVFLNSTLKERLMNALHVEAVVTEEGTEITMTKSESVPLTYEIGKVTVIDLPKTYEHGSVIEGKIKLSDFKDAPIPNKEVYLLEGENWSSKLLLNLTTDSDGLASFSLNTSSLSKKDISLIANVFPDTRFREYKTPHFSRDKKTVKLFQIADSYSSTLSELIIENIEQPIKCGTEITATVKYYFVGETVKDFNTDIVYMVLSRGVIIHHGYEKVEVKSSFYGVASGTMSFKLSVGADVAPVMQILAYCVLPSENIVAASKRLDTEKCFGNKVSLQFSPAKAVPGEKNTLQLSAQPGSLCGLSAVDQSILILESGKRLDADKIFNLLPFQYVYYPYSAEDEQPCLHVRPRRNVLADMVYGTLKSLGLKMASNLAVRVPDCLSFRGLTYHRFRDIVMYDTSGRVGMGSSIESSTIDNPAVTIRTVFPETWIWDLAEVGDSGSAEVPVTVPDTITSWETEAFCLSSTGLGLAPPAQLTVFQPFFLELSLPYSIIRGEIFELKATVFNYLSKCIMVKVSPAPSSDYTLKASSDDQYSSCLCANGRKIFKWILTPSVLGVVNITVSAEAEASQTMCDNEIVSVPERGRIDIVTRSLLVQAEGTEKTETNSWLLCPKGDSLSEEVDLTLPKDVIEGSAKSSVSVIGDILGRALQNLHGLLRMPYGCGEQNMAVLSPNIYILQYLENTKQLTSAIREKASSFLKSGYQRQLNYMDSDGAYSTFGYGDGNTWLTAFVLRSFGKAQKYTFIDPQIIQSAKDWLIRRRDSDGCFIQQGRLFNNRMKGGVNDKVTMTAYITASLLELETPVTDPVITKGLSCLSSVIEDVKNTYTTALLAYTFSLARDTNTRQQLFNKLEDLAISEGPLVHWSQSASADDSDSLDVEISSYVLLAVLTADSLTTADLGFANRIVSWLVKQQNAYGGFSSTQDTVVALQALSLYATKVFSSDGSSTVTVQSAGDSHSFDVNQDNKLLYQEKQLANVPGKYSIEVKGSACVSVQMAQFYNIPTHTEAKTLSIEAKIEGDCKKSFGQNLLLNFTVTYDGPQAKTNMVIVDIKLLSGFTADTSMVLKLKRQSDTSPVERIDSKDNHVLVYLKEVSKTDPVNLQIGLNQIIQVKNLKPAVIKVYDYYQTSDQSEMEYSSHCK